The genomic stretch GCTGGAATATACGGGCGTGGCgtcttttaaaacatatttaaaaaacgaGGTAAGactgtttttgctttgcttttgtttttttttttttctgcccttctTTGCACCGTAAGTCGGTGGTTTGTGTACGTCACATACACTGGTGTGTTTACGCGTTTAGGGTaattaattcttcttcttcttcttcttcttcttctgaaaCTGTAGCATACTTCTCTTTTACTTGCATGAACAAGCCCACCCATAGCGTACGCACAGCGCGTCGTTATCGTTTGCGACGTGCTTCTTAAACATAATTCCCCTTGACTTAATTATTGCAACACCGGAGCGCAATTGGTGCTGTACGGGGTTTCGTTTTTCAAAACGTGAAAGTAATTCAGaatgttccttttttgtttgtttttgtaagcgTTTACAACGGGAAATTCCGCAGTTTCATCCGTGCATTAAGATATtgtttacaaatatgtttttttttattttttttttggtgatattTTTTACCATACGCCTTTATGCATACatgtggtgaggggatggaatgggctgcctagtcatgttgctgaaggagactcttcttcacacagagagtggtgaggggatggaatgggttacctagtcatgttgttgaaggagactcttcttcacacagagagtggtgagggggtggaatgggttacctagtcatgttgctgaaggagactcttcttcacacagagagtggtgaggggatggaatgggttacctagtcatgttgttgaaggagactcttcttcacacagagagtggtgaggggatggaatgggttacctagtcatgttgttgaaggagactcttcttcacacagagagtggtgagggggtggaatgggttacctagtcatgttgctgaaggagactcttcttcacacagagagtggtgaggggatggaatgggttacctagtcatgttgctgaaggagactcttcttcacacagagagtggtgaggggatggaatgggttacctagtcatgttgctgaaggagactcttcttcacacagagagtggtgaggggatggaatgggttacctagtcatgttgctgaaggagactcttcttcacacagagagtggtgaggggatggaatgggttacctagtcatgttgctgaaggagactcttcttcacacagagagtggtgaggggatggaatgggttacctagtcatgttgctgaaggagactcttcttcacacagagagtggtgaggggatggaatgggttacctagtcatgttgttgaaggagactcttcttcacacagagagtggtgaggggatggaatgggttacctagtcatgttgctgaaggagactcttcttcacacagagagtggtgaggggatggaatgggttacctagtcatgttgttgaaggagactcttcttcacacagagagtggtgaggggatggaatgggttacctagtcatgttgttgaaggagactcttcttcacacagagagtggtgaggggatggaatgggttacctagtcatgttgctgaaggagactcttcttcacacagagagtggtgaggggatggaatgggttacctagtcatgttgttgaaggagactcttcttcacacagagagtggtgaggggatggaatgggttacctagtcatgttgctgaaggagactcttcttcacacagagagtggtgaggggatggaatgggttacctagtcatgttgctgaaggagactcttcttcacacagagagtggtgaggggatggaatgggttacctagtcatgttgctgaaggagactcttcttcacacagagagtggtgaggggatggaatgggttacctagtcatgttgctgaaggagactcttcttcacacagagagtggtgaggggatggaatgggttacctagtcatgttgctgaaggagactcttcttcacacagagagtggtgaggggatggaatgggttacctagtcatgttgctgaaggagactcttcttcacacagagagtggtgaggggatggaatgggttacctagtcatgttgttgaaggagacacttcttcacacagatgaggggatggaatgggttacctagtcaaaggagactcttcttcacacagagagtggtgaggggatggaatgggttacctagtcatgttgttgaaggagactcttcttcacacagagagtggtgaggggatggaatgggttccctagtcatgttgctgaaggagactcttcttcacacagagagtggtgaggggatggaatgggttacctagtcatgttgttgaaggagactcttcttcacacagagagtggtgaggggatggaatgggttacctagtcatgttgttgaaggagactcttcttcacacagagagcggtgaggggatggaatgggttacctagtcatgttgttgaaggagactcttcttcacacagagagcggtgaggggatggaatgggttccctagtcatgttgctgaaggagactcttcttcacacagagagcggtgaggggatggaatgggttacctagtcatgttgctgaaggagactcttcttcacacagagagtggtgaggggatggaatgggttacctagtcatgttgctgatgctgaatcactgggatcctttcagaccgaacttgacaaagttctgagagcAATCAGCTGCTCGGAACCGGACGAGCTCAGACGGGCTGAACGGATTCCTCCTTGTGTGCTGAAGGTATTGCACGTTACTGACCTGCCTTGGGTTTATTTCAGATAGTAACCCAGCTGCCCTCCACAATCCTGCCGCCACCATGTCTACCCTCAGCAGCAGGTCGGACCAAGAGCTTACCTCCCTTTTGGACCAGTATGAAATCAAACACGGTCCTGTGGTCGGTACGTTGGGAGTTTCACTCCATTACACACACCTTTGAGGGAGGCTAAGTGAGCCCATGCTCATAAAGTAATGGCTGATATTGCAATACCTctaattcatattttaattcTGCATCGTAAACTCGAATGAAACCAGCTGGAATAATCTTACACGTTGAATTGCTATTTCAGGAAAATGTTTATGTCTTGTATATTCTCCCTATCCCCGCTTCAGAAAGTACGCGGAAACTTTATGAAAAGAAACTTCTTGACGCAATGAGCAAAGAGGAGAAGCAAGGCAAGGTGAAGAAACTATCGTCAGACAAGACCTATTACAGGGAGGAAGGTAAGAATTCCCAGCCAGGCGGCGTATTTTATTTCACGAGCCAAGTGctgctctggccaaaagttttgcatcatcgcCCTGTGGATcgaactcattctgcttcatgaagtcgaaatGCTGAACACTGATGCTAAATGCACACACCAGcgctttggagttttccattcACGAAAAACTGACCAAGTGAAAAACGTGacgtttcgaaatctaacacgaGATGCTGCCATGCTGCTATTCTGGCTTCAGGTAGAGTTTTGCAAAATCAAGATCTGCATTCTGGGAATGGGTTAGACTAGTCCTAATCTAGTTTTATGCAAGTGGCCCCTGAGCCTGTTAGTTAAACACACTGGGGCTGGTCAAGCTTGTGGTACGAGCTGGactgggtgaagctgctgtgccATGTCGTTGACGGATTATTGCTAGTATTGATTATTGATCTGCATCGTGTCTCCTTGTGCTTGTAGAGACAGAAACCTTCTTCCTGCATCCAGCTCAACACACCTCTCCAGTAAGTTTCTCCCGCTGTGCGTGTTCTCATgatgtctctgtctctgcctcctGTCCTCTCTCGCTGAACTGCCGTGAAACCAAATCTTCTCGAAGTGTCGAACACTGCAGCTCGCCTTTCCTGTCGTCTGTATGCACGGGATAAGATGGCCTATGATTGGTTGATTTCCGCTGTGTGGTTTGTGATAAGAGCAGACACACGTTTTGCTTCTGGTAGTTCACCCCTCACAAGACTCTTTTCTGTCTTTCAGATCCACTATGAAGATTTCTCTGATGGGTAAGAACGTCTTCTTGTCGCTTTTAATAACCCTAAGGAGGTACGTCTTATAAGACCTGTATGTAATACCTTTTTAGAAAGGTCACTGCAGCCGacacattgttttattaagcGTCTTTTTAGATGTCCGTCTGTCGCCGTTTCTGTTTTCCAGGATTGGTAACCAATGCttggtttattttttgcagagacaactcagacacacagacaaagtACAGCTCTGTGATGGGCACTAAAAGGTCTCCCTCAAAGAGGGAGAAATTTGGAGACTTGTAAGTTCAGGAAATTTACATTCAGAAACGCTaagagaaatgtgtttaaaatcaacgaaatttccactagaagtctttaaGAAACTTGGGTTGCTCACAGCAAAGCCTTTCTCTCCTGGCTTCTTTTCCAGGTCCAGGCAGATCTACAGCACAGAGGCCACTTACCGAAACGTGTCGCAGTCTAACCCGTCCCCCCTGCCATCCTCCACCAGGTCCGCCCAGGAAAAGGCCCCCGAGGCGACGCGCTACATCCCACTCTGGTTCCAGTTCCTGGTTTTCTTGGTGTTTGCTGGAATTCTCTACTATGTTTTCGCTAATATGGAAACTCTGCCCAAAAAACGCCTCGAGATTAAAAACTAAGCAGGGCCAGACCTCTATTATTAGGTGCTCTGTTAAGAGTCCTCCAGGTTGCGCTACAGGTTTTAAGTTCCCTAGTCTCTTGCACTACCCAGACTCCTTTTTTATTAGTTCCACTGTTTAATTGTTTAGCACAGAAAGCAtgtgggaggggggaggggggagggcaCGAATGGTTTAATTCTTGATAGTTTCAATTGATCGATTAATCACCCCATCTACGATCAATTAGTCCACACCTGTTTGCTTGTGACGTGAAATTGCATTGCAAAGACGGTTCCAAATAGTACACAGTATTaatccttagcggtccatttattcagcgctcgtcagaCGGGTCaggaccaatttattttcacacgcgccgtTCAAAACgttttcagagcaaaacaggtttaaaacttttataagggttacccgTAAAGGGAATGTGTATTGTTGTCACTTTCACTCAGCAGTTGGGTGTGCAGTCTGCTTTATTACAagtataaaaaattatattttcttagCCAAAATCAAgaactagaattttttttttttgggggggggggggggggggtcactctTAGCAAAAATTACtcgaaaaaaaaaagacatgtaaacGTTAGTGGACAATATAGAAGTAAATCATTGACCCCACTTTATCAAATagtaaaacagtgaaaaaaaacgttattaactggtttttttttttttttttttttttttaaatgcattgtgtgttttaaaaataaataattctaggTTTGACCCATTATTTTCACCCAGATAGGTCTCCATTTCTGTTCTCCTATCTCATATTGCATAGCACAGAATAAAACGAGCAGGTATTCTTAAACAAGCCCTGTGTTAGTAACGAAACTGAAGTGCATGAGCGAGATCTCTCTACTGTAAACCCGGCTGAGCTGTTATCAACGGAAACACGTGCTAGGAAACAGCTGCgacaaagaacaaaataaaaatagactttttttttttttaaaacaacagagGGACTTCGGAATAATTGGTTTATGTAGCTAGATTCCGTTTCTTGTGCAAAACAAGATTTTTAAGGGTGTGATAACCCTAGCCTCCTACTGACCG from Polyodon spathula isolate WHYD16114869_AA chromosome 43, ASM1765450v1, whole genome shotgun sequence encodes the following:
- the LOC121305367 gene encoding emerin-like: MSTLSSRSDQELTSLLDQYEIKHGPVVESTRKLYEKKLLDAMSKEEKQGKVKKLSSDKTYYREEETETFFLHPAQHTSPIHYEDFSDGDNSDTQTKYSSVMGTKRSPSKREKFGDLSRQIYSTEATYRNVSQSNPSPLPSSTRSAQEKAPEATRYIPLWFQFLVFLVFAGILYYVFANMETLPKKRLEIKN